The genomic DNA CGGCCGTACCGGGCTTCCAGCCGGGGCGGTTCTGGAACAGGTAGTGGATGGCGACGGACAGGTAATGGTTGGGGTTCATCAGACCCACGCTGCGGGTGACGATGCCGTGCCGGTCCGAGTCCGTGTCGTTGCCGAAGGCGATGTCGTAGCGGTCCTTGAGCTCGACCAGGCCGGCCATGGCGTAGGGCGACGAGCAGTCCATGCGAATCTTGCCGTCGTGGTCCACGCGCATGAAGCGGAAGGTCGGGTCCACCGTCTTGTTCACCACCTGGATGGACAGGCCGTAGCGCGCGGCGATGGGCTCCCAGTAGGCGAGGTTCGAGCCGCCCAGGGGGTCGGCGCCGATGGACAGCTTCGCCCCGCGCATGGCCTCCAGGTCCACCACGTTGCCGAGGTCCTCGACGTACGGGGTGATGAAGTCATGGGTCTTCACGTGGGAGGCGGTGCGAGCCTTCTCGTAGGGCATGCGCTGGACGCCCGCGTTGCCCGCGCCGAGCAACTCATTGGCGCGCTTCTCTATCCACGACGTGATGCCCGTGTCGGCGGGGCCGCCGTTGGGCGGGTTGTACTTGATGCCACCGTCCTCGGGCGGGTTGTGCGAGGGCGTGATGACGATGCCATCGGCCAGCCCCTGCGTGCGGCCGCGGTTGTAGATGAGGATGGCGTGCGAGATGACGGGGGTGGGCGTGGCCCCGTCGGTGAAGCGCACCTGCACACCGTTGGCGGCGAGCACCTCGAGCGCCGAGCGCTGGGCGGGCTCGGACAGCGCATGCGTGTCCATGCCGAGGAAGAGCGGGCCGTCGATGCCTTCCTTCTTGCGGTACTCGCACGTGGCCTGCGTCACCGCGAGGATGTGCGCCTCGTTGAAGCTGCGGCGTGCGGCGGAGCCCCGGTGTCCGGAGGTACCGAAGGCCACGCGCTGCTCGGGTTCGCGCACGTCCGGGCGCTCCGAGTAGTACTGCGAGCGCAGCGTGTCGGGGTGGATGAGGATGGAATCGGGAGGGGGCTTGCCAGCAAGAGGATGGGGCACGCGGCGAATCTAACGCCGCGCGCCCCCTCGTGAATGCTCCCGTTTTCGAGGATGTGTCTCCTCGTTTACGCCCCTCGGGTGCTACTGCTTGGGAGCGACATCATCGGAGGGGAACTTGTCGCCCCCGAGCTCCTGGTCCTGCTGGAAGCGGGAGTCGTCCTCCTCGTAGCCGGAGCCACCGGTGCCGCCCGTGGTGCCAGTGCCGCTCTTGCTCTTGTCCTTGGACTTCTGGCCCTGGGTGCCCGTGTCAGGGGTCGTGCCCGTGCCCGTTCCACCGGTTCCGGCGCCACCCGCGCCGCTGTCCGGGACGAGCACGTCCTCGTTGTCATCCTGGGTCATGTCATCGCCCAGACCCGTATCACCGGTGCCACCGGTGCCCTGGTTCTCGGGGTTCAGGGTGCCCGAACCTCCGAGATTGTCATCGGGGGTGATACCCGAGCCACCGAGGTCGTCCCCGGTCGTGCCCCCCATGTCGGAGTCGATGTCACCGGCGCCACCCGTGCCCCCCGGGTTGGTGCTGCCGGGCGTGGTGCCGCCCTGATTGGTGGTGTCGTCGGTGGTGGTGCCGGTGGTGCCCGTCGTCGACTCGGTGGGCTCCGTGCGCTCGGCGGCCTTGTCCGACTTGCACGCGGTGCCGAAGGCCATCGCGCCAGCGATGAGACCCGCCAGAATCAGCTTCGTCCGGTTCATGAGTGTGTCTCCCTTTCTCGAGTGATAAGGACCGTGACTGCTTTGAGGACTGCCGTTGCTGGCCGGGAACGTGTTCAGCAGGGTTCCACTCGGCAGGGAGCGCTGCTCTGGCTGGCTGCTCTTCGAGGTGGCCTCACGAGGGTGGTTGCCTGACCTCGGGTGTCGCTTCGACGTCAAACCATCCGCCCGAACCCGACGCGGCTCCCGAGCACTTTCCTCGAAAATTTCCTACACACCTGTTATTTCGTGTATTCACGCTTTTCACAGGAATGCTTCCTCCGCCCGCCGCCATCACCGTGGATGATTCGCTCTGGCCCCTGGTCGTCATCCGGTGCATGGGCTCGCCGTGCATGGAGGACTTCGAGGCGCACCTGGAGAGGCGGATGGCGTGCCTCGAGAGAGGGGCCCACCTGCTGTTCGTGGATGGGATGAACAGTGGAATGCTGCCGCTGCCACACCGCCAGAGGCAGCTCGAGTGGATGGCGCAGAACGAGGAGCTCCGGCGCGACAGGATGCTCGGAGTGGTCTACGCGCTCGACTCGGCCCTCACGAGGCTGACGCTCAGCATCGTGATGCACCAGAACCGGCCGAGCTACCCGTACATCGTCTTCAACCGCCTGGACCATGCGGCGGCGTGGGTGGCCTGCAAGTTGGAGGACCTGGGCCATCCCGAGGTGGCCAGGCGCGTCCAGCATCGCTTCGGGCTGGCTCACGCACAGGCCGAGGCCGGGTGAGTGCCTGGACATGAGAAGAACCCACCTGGTGTTGCTACGCGTCATCGTGGCATTGAGCCTCGTCCTACCCACCTCATGCGCAACCACCCGAAAGGGAGTGCCCGACGGCACACGCCCGCGAGTGGCACCGAAAAGAGTGGACGTCAGCGAGCTGCCCGGAGGCCAGCTGAAGCTGTTCTTCGGACCGGAGGCACGAGACCCGGCCCTGGAAGTGCTCGAAGTGGCGAAGGCCCGCGCGTTGCTCGCGGCCTTTCATGAGTCCCTCCCACCAGCGGCAGCGGCGAAGCCCCGATTCCAACTCCTCCTGGCATCGACCGCCGAGGGCAAGACGGAGCGCACGCCCGCCGAGTGGGAGCGACAGATGAGGGAGGAGTACCTCTCGCGGTACGGCCCGCCCCGGATTCCCCTACCGGACTCGTTGGAGGAGAGCCCCCTCGTCCTGGCATTGAAGCTCTCCCCTCGCTACATGGGCGCGGGCGCCCGCGAGGCGGCCCGGGAGTTGTTCAGCTCGCCCGCCTTCCTGGCCGGTGTGGCCCTCTCGGTGGCCCTGTATTTCTCGGCATGGCTGCTGCCCGAGCCCATCTTCTCCAAGGCCTTCGCGGCGGCATTGACGGTACGGCTGGCACTGGCGGTGGGAGTGCTGGAGCTCGGCCGGGTGGCATGGACCTGCCTCCAGCTCTACCAGGAAGCCGCTGCGGCGAGGACGGCGGCGGAGTTGGAGGCAGCCGCGGAGCGCTTTGGCAAGGCGATGGGTGGGACGGCGCTGCGCGTGCTGGTGCTGGTAGCGAGCATGGGGCTGGGCAAGGGGCTGCCCCAGGTGCCCAAGGGGGGCATCTGGAGTCTGCTGGGGCTGGAGTCACCCCGGTAACGCCATGGCTGGCGGGCTGACGATGGGGAGCTCGACGACGGTCCACATCGTGGCGGATGGCACCCTGGTCGTGACCGGTGCGGCGGTGGGGACGGCGGCCGCGGCCCTCGGAAGCGCGTGCACCGATGGCACCGAGAAAAAAGAGGGATACCAGTGGCACCACCTCGCCACCGACAAGAACGACACCTCGACCCTCCACGGTGGACCCTGGACGCCCTTGTTCAAGATTCTCTTCGCGCAGGCGGGAATGGACCTGGACGCAGTGGAGAACCTCGTCTACCTCCACGGCCACATCGGCCCCCACCCGGAGGAGTACCACAGGGAGGTCTACCGGAGGCTCAAGGCCGCTCTCGAGGACTGTCAAACCCCGATGCAATGCCGACGCCTGCTGGTGGCGGAGCTCGAGAGGATCGCGCGCGAGATTTGTACTCCCGGGTCCCTGCTGCACCGGCTGGCCACGAAGAACTAGGGTGGAGCCGAGGGTGAGAGCATGAGCAGGTTCTTTGACCTGGTGGACGACAGGAGCACCCGCCCGCGATGGCACCTGGGACTCATCCAGGACGAGCAGGGACGGCAGCTCAACCCCTGGCAATTCGAGAAGGGGAAGAGGCTCGACCTGGGCTGCGTGCCCCACTTTCCCCTCCAGCTCGCGGGCCCGCCCCT from Archangium lipolyticum includes the following:
- the pgm gene encoding phosphoglucomutase (alpha-D-glucose-1,6-bisphosphate-dependent); the encoded protein is MPHPLAGKPPPDSILIHPDTLRSQYYSERPDVREPEQRVAFGTSGHRGSAARRSFNEAHILAVTQATCEYRKKEGIDGPLFLGMDTHALSEPAQRSALEVLAANGVQVRFTDGATPTPVISHAILIYNRGRTQGLADGIVITPSHNPPEDGGIKYNPPNGGPADTGITSWIEKRANELLGAGNAGVQRMPYEKARTASHVKTHDFITPYVEDLGNVVDLEAMRGAKLSIGADPLGGSNLAYWEPIAARYGLSIQVVNKTVDPTFRFMRVDHDGKIRMDCSSPYAMAGLVELKDRYDIAFGNDTDSDRHGIVTRSVGLMNPNHYLSVAIHYLFQNRPGWKPGTAVGKTLVSSSMIDRVAKAIGLRVVEVPVGFKWFVDGLLEGSLGFGGEESAGASFLRRDGTVWSTDKDGIILDLLAVEILARTGKDPGVHYQELAKQFGAPLYTRIDQAATPAQKSALKKLSPDAVRATTLAGEPITQRLTRAPGNNAEIGGLKVVAENGWFAARPSGTEDVYKIYAESFRDAKHLEAIVDEARQIVSDAFSRG